In the genome of Sciurus carolinensis chromosome 3, mSciCar1.2, whole genome shotgun sequence, one region contains:
- the Tex19 gene encoding testis-expressed protein 19 codes for MCPPVSVRHGREGMTCLYASWLYQIQHGDQLSVCFACFKVAFLDLKDMLESEDWEDEDWDPEAAELLEAGPEQEGSPGQPGHGGAEHWGPGALASAPAGAEEVGLDPLFVPTELEPQNAVPLGLGPEDADWTQALPWRFEGLPPCSHWPRPPSPWQHFPGVELPPGEPMVLELGTSRPVDPEEAEAWLLGLQVVSTVGCQDAVYLRRMVPGWALQAPGQRWKLLLDPGEVWVVRLQNPSQQQDLHRWKLSVLERAGQGAELVPADCALQRRGFTIVSYSPWSRREAEEGASAWRPRSCPQGQDASSPEAWGGVPGRPGESLAVVGASVLGEPPCFQPFRPGP; via the coding sequence ATGTGCCCCCCGGTCAGCGTGCGCCACGGGAGGGAGGGCATGACCTGCCTGTACGCGTCCTGGCTGTACCAGATCCAGCATGGAGACCAGCTGAGTGTCTGCTTTGCCTGCTTCAAGGTTGCCTTCCTGGACCTCAAAGACATGCTGGAGTCGGAGGACTGGGAAGACGAGGACTGGGACCCTGAGGCCGCGgagctcctggaggcagggcccGAGCAGGAGGGGTCCCCGGGGCAGCCTGGGCATGGGGGCGCAGAGCACTGGGGTCCCGGGGCCCTGGCGTCAGCACCAGCGGGGGCGGAAGAGGTGGGCCTGGACCCCCTGTTTGTGCCCACCGAGCTGGAGCCTCAGAACGCGGTGCCCCTGGGCCTGGGCCCGGAGGACGCCGACTGGACGCAGGCCCTGCCCTGGAGGTTCGAGGGGCTGCCTCCCTGCTCGCACTGGCCACGCCCCCCTTCCCCGTGGCAGCACTTCCCGGGCGTGGAGCTGCCCCCAGGGGAGCCCATGGTGCTGGAGCTGGGCACCAGCCGGCCCGTGGACCCCGAGGAGGCCGAGGCCTGGCTGCTGGGCCTGCAGGTTGTGTCCACGGTGGGCTGCCAGGACGCCGTCTACCTGCGGAGGATGGTTCCGGGCTGGGCCCTGCAGGCCCCAGGCCAGCGCTGGAAACTGCTGCTGGACCCCGGCGAGGTGTGGGTGGTGAGGCTCCAGAACCCGTCCCAGCAGCAGGACCTGCACCGCTGGAAGCTGAGCGTGCTGGAGAGGGCGGGGCAGGGTGCAGAGCTGGTGCCCGCAGACTGCGCCCTGCAGAGGAGAGGCTTCACCATCGTCTCCTACTCACcctggagcaggagggaggcGGAGGAGGGCGCCTCAGCCTGGCGGCCACGGTCCTGCCCCCAAGGACAGGACGCCAGCAGCCCCGAGGCCTGGGGCGGTGTGCCCGGGAGGCCCGGGGAGAGCCTGGCTGTGGTGGGAGCCTCGGTCCTGGGGGAGCCGCCCTGCTTCCAGCCCTTCAGGCCCGGGCCCTGA